Part of the Palaemon carinicauda isolate YSFRI2023 chromosome 8, ASM3689809v2, whole genome shotgun sequence genome is shown below.
GAAGATGTCATATTTTGGCGACATAGTTATACCAAACTCGTGCGAAGCACCTCTGAAATACCATGGGACTTCCACGTACTTCTCGTTGAGTTTAACAGCAACGTGGACTGATTCTTTCGGGTAGCTGGAGTTCGATAGACAGGTATTGGACGACCAAGCCCGCCTGTGTTTCTGAAGTAGTTGTTGGTAACTCTCTCGATCTGACTCCACGAGAAGTCCACTCCAGCCAAGAGTTTGTTCAAGCCACAAAGTGTTAGAAAGGAATTCCCCATCCAATGCCCCGGCTTCTACAAAGAAGCCGCTTGTCTGATTAATGAAGAATTGTTTCAAGTAATGATTTATGTATCCCCAAGAGGCCCTCCTTCTATAACTGATATAGACGGGATCAGTGGACAAATTGTACGGCAGTTTGGAGGGGCCAGTGAGGTAATGCTCTCTTAAAACATTCAAAACGCGAGTGTCATTGCCAGGGAAAGATCCTCGAATCCAAACCTTGTAACTATCATCTTCAGTCATCCACACTGACGTCATCTGTTGAAAAGTAAAGAAATTTAGAAGTGGTTAGAATGTTTTGTTAAACATATAGAGTAACAATATTTACTCTTGGTCATATCTGATTAATgattcttgaataaaaatgatatatatcatAATTACAATACTATCAGAGAATATCtgtaagaaaataaagaattatcaatacacacacacacacacacacatatatatatatatatatatatatatatatatatatatatatgtatatatgtatatatatatgtatatatatatatatatatataaaaatatatatgtctatatatatatatatatatatatatactgtatatatatatatatatatatatatatatatatatatatatatatatatatgagtgtgtttaatGTAAGTATCTAATCAtatttatacttgtatacatatgaaaatgtaattttttcttctttattgtatGTTTGAAAATCGATTATTTATATTCAATTGTATAATTTCGTCTGTTTTCAAATGATGTCGAAAAAAAATCATAGCTCACTTCGTGTAGATTTGCATAAGGCCAACTTAAACTATTCAATAATGCTATTTATTTTATCATTGCCACTGAAGTTTTAGCTAgttttgctagaaaaaaaaatccactaccAGAGACTAAGTTATTCTTTCAAATGTATGAATTATTTATAAAGGTGTGATTGTATTCCTTATTTCAAGAGGTAGAATTTTCCCAGAACCAATTCTATTCATAAAGtcttatataaaattcataaatttcttCAAGATAATACTAGGTGTCGTTCTAGTGCACGTCTTTTCAGATTAAACTGTCGCCACTTACATTAACTGTTCGGTTCTAacagagagacgaggtgaatgcaactaacttgaactgagtttattcaacaagacagtgAACTTATATACAAATAATTGAGAGTAAGATTAAAGTAAAATTCAAGCAGTACAAAACATGAGATAtcaagcttaaataggtttatattatcagtgcgggggagagcgagagatatctaaaaaaaaacaatatcgttACAAtgcacgagcgtgtatgaaacacgtacggtataaTAGACCCATAACCCTTAACATCTTACTAGAATTGTTCAAG
Proteins encoded:
- the LOC137645122 gene encoding protein Star-like codes for the protein MLRTGCLKRSSELICTLIFLFVVFQMTSVWMTEDDSYKVWIRGSFPGNDTRVLNVLREHYLTGPSKLPYNLSTDPVYISYRRRASWGYINHYLKQFFINQTSGFFVEAGALDGEFLSNTLWLEQTLGWSGLLVESDRESYQQLLQKHRRAWSSNTCLSNSSYPKESVHVAVKLNEKYVEVPWYFRGASHEFGITMSPKYDIFFSASLQSYAMVQCFPLASYLWALNVTTVDLLSLDIQGAEEGVLRAFPWNDFTVKVIVVELSDKHHNVNGLMKDAGFIWLNPQEEDIVEDYIFVKKELMLERTTPIEYFLANKEIH